A section of the Trachemys scripta elegans isolate TJP31775 chromosome 10, CAS_Tse_1.0, whole genome shotgun sequence genome encodes:
- the CFAP161 gene encoding cilia- and flagella-associated protein 161 isoform X1 yields the protein MNGRASLSGKPYSAGVRIANWNEDTYLEEDLLKDFLYKREKGELLIQKSKRLKNNLLKQMQLSVSKDGFVHFGDTVMLLSPENNKSPTENYAAACGNLTLAVNPDDITVHTSESLQVPCGLSAVKSVNPVGRNAFRILSAEGNSMGEPIRFGQNFGLGATGGFTDQMLYLASDHKSFMRFAKKSYLQQVFLTDELSYLTCWQATFLDPQLRLEYEGFPVPANTKVLITHCHTNRGLAVPRNYWIRSYFGKEYEVICHTYLDSHKAEEDKNYWIIVTANPSDDGITMFDRPKPPSEETREREKNELYAGT from the exons ATGAACGGCCGGGCTAGCTTGAGCGGCAAGCCCTACAGCGCGGGGGTGCGCATCGCCAACTGGAACGAGGACACGTACTTAGAGGAG gacCTCTTGAAAGATTTTTTgtataaaagagaaaaaggagaacTTCTAATACAGAAATCAAAGAgacttaaaaataatcttttaaagcAG ATGCAACTATCAGTTTCGAAAGATGGATTTGTTCACTTTGGAGACACTGTGATGCTTTTGAGCCCTGAAAACAACAAATCACCTACGGAGAATTACGCTGCAGCGTGTGGCAATCTAACTTTGGCCGTTAATCCAGATGATATAACAGTACATACATCTGAGTCATTGCAAGTCCCCTGTGGATTGAGTGCAGTGAAAAGTGTGAACCCTGTTGGTCGAAATGCATTTCGTATCCTAAG TGCTGAAGGAAATTCAATGGGTGAACCCATTAGATTTGGGCAGAATTTTGGTCTTGGGGCAACAGGCGGTTTTACCGATCAAATG TTATATCTTGCAAGTGACCATAAATCATTTATGAGATTTGCTAAAAAATCATACCTTCAGCAAGTGTTTTTGACAGATGAGCTCTCCTATCTGACTTGCTGGCAAGCTACCTTTTTGGATCCACAGCTGCGTCTTGAATATGAAGGATTTCCAGTTCCT GCAAATACTAAAGTCCTTATCACTCATTGCCATACAAATCGGGGTTTAGCAGTTCCTAGGAACTATTGGATAAG GTCATACTTTGGAAAGGAATATGAAGTCATTTGTCACACCTATCTGGATTCCCATAAAGCTGAAGAAGATAAGAATTACTGGATAATAGTAACTGCGAATCCCAGTGATGATGGAATTACTATGTTTGACAGACCTAAGCCTCCCTCAGaggagaccagagagagagagaagaatgaaCTTTATGCAGGAACATAG
- the CFAP161 gene encoding cilia- and flagella-associated protein 161 isoform X2, with protein sequence MNGRASLSGKPYSAGVRIANWNEDTYLEEDLLKDFLYKREKGELLIQKSKRLKNNLLKQMQLSVSKDGFVHFGDTVMLLSPENNKSPTENYAAACGNLTLAVNPDDITVHTSESLQVPCGLSAVKSVNPVGRNAFRILSAEGNSMGEPIRFGQNFGLGATGGFTDQMANTKVLITHCHTNRGLAVPRNYWIRSYFGKEYEVICHTYLDSHKAEEDKNYWIIVTANPSDDGITMFDRPKPPSEETREREKNELYAGT encoded by the exons ATGAACGGCCGGGCTAGCTTGAGCGGCAAGCCCTACAGCGCGGGGGTGCGCATCGCCAACTGGAACGAGGACACGTACTTAGAGGAG gacCTCTTGAAAGATTTTTTgtataaaagagaaaaaggagaacTTCTAATACAGAAATCAAAGAgacttaaaaataatcttttaaagcAG ATGCAACTATCAGTTTCGAAAGATGGATTTGTTCACTTTGGAGACACTGTGATGCTTTTGAGCCCTGAAAACAACAAATCACCTACGGAGAATTACGCTGCAGCGTGTGGCAATCTAACTTTGGCCGTTAATCCAGATGATATAACAGTACATACATCTGAGTCATTGCAAGTCCCCTGTGGATTGAGTGCAGTGAAAAGTGTGAACCCTGTTGGTCGAAATGCATTTCGTATCCTAAG TGCTGAAGGAAATTCAATGGGTGAACCCATTAGATTTGGGCAGAATTTTGGTCTTGGGGCAACAGGCGGTTTTACCGATCAAATG GCAAATACTAAAGTCCTTATCACTCATTGCCATACAAATCGGGGTTTAGCAGTTCCTAGGAACTATTGGATAAG GTCATACTTTGGAAAGGAATATGAAGTCATTTGTCACACCTATCTGGATTCCCATAAAGCTGAAGAAGATAAGAATTACTGGATAATAGTAACTGCGAATCCCAGTGATGATGGAATTACTATGTTTGACAGACCTAAGCCTCCCTCAGaggagaccagagagagagagaagaatgaaCTTTATGCAGGAACATAG